GCACGATGCCGTTCGCGTCGATGTCGAAGGAGACCTCGATCTTGGGCACGCCGCGCGGCGCCGGTGCGATCCCGGTGAGCTCGAAGTTGCCGAGGGACTTGTTGTCGGCCGCCATGGCCCGCTCGCCCTGGAACACCTCGATCAGGACGGACGGCTGCCCGTCGGCCGCGGTGGAGAAGACCTCCGACTTGGTGGTCGGGATCGTGGTGTTGCGCTCGATGATCTTGGTGAAGATGCCGCCCTGGCCCGACAGCCGGCCGGACGCGATGCCGAGGGACAGGGGAGTGACATCCAACAACAGGACATCCTTCACCTCACCCCGCAACACACCCGACTGCAACGACGCACCAATCGCCACCACCTCATCAGGATTCACACCCTTGTGAGGCTCCTTACCACCCGTCAACTCCCGCACCAACTCAGCCACCGCAGGCATCCGCGTCGAACCACCCACCAGAATCACGTGATCGATCTTCGCCACCTCGACCCCGCCATCCCGCAACACCTGCTGGAACGGACGACGACACCGCTCCAACAAATCCCCCGTCAACCGCTGGAACTCAGCACGAGTCAACTTCTCGTCCAAATGCAACGGACCCGACTCACCCAACGTCACATACGGCAGATTGATCGACGTCTCCGACGCCGACGACAACTCGATCTTCGCCTTCTCCGCAGCCTCCGTCAGCCGCTGCTTCGCGATCTTGTCCGCCCCAAGATCCACACCATGCTTGTTCTTGAACTGACCCACCAGCCAGTCCACGATCTTCGAATCCCAGTCATCCCCACCCAGAAGGTTGTCACCCGAGGTCGCCTTCACCTCGAACACACCCTCACCAATCTCCAACAACGACACATCAAACGTGCCACCACCCAGATCGAACACCAGAATCGTCTGATCCGACCCCTTGTCCAACCCATACGCCAACGCAGCCGCCGTCGGCTCATTGATGATCCGCTGAACATTCAGCCCAGCAATCTCACCAGCCTCCTTCGTCGCCTGACGCTGCGCATCCGAAAAATACGCCGGCACGGTAATCACCGCATCCGTCACCGACTCCCCCAGATACGCCTCCGCATCACGCTTCAACTTCTGCAACACAAACGCAGAAATCTGCTGCGCCGTAAACGGCTTCCCATCCACAGACGCCGACCAATCCGACCCCATATGACGCTTCACCGAACGAATCGTCCGATCAACATTCGTCACCGCCTGCCGCTTCGCCACCTCCCCCACCAACACCTCACCATTCTTCGCAAACGCCACCACCGACGGAGTCGTCCGCGCACCCTCCGCATTCGTCACAACCGTCGGCTCCCCACCCTCAAGAACCGCCACCACAGAATTCGTCGTACCAAGATCGATACCGACCGAACGAGACATAACCACAAGCCTCCGAGCGAGATTGGGGTGCGGCGCCCGTGGAGGGCGCCGCACCGGGTGTTGTCACCGATGAAGAGGGGAACCCGGCCGGCCGGCCGGATCGAA
This Actinopolymorpha cephalotaxi DNA region includes the following protein-coding sequences:
- the dnaK gene encoding molecular chaperone DnaK; translated protein: MSRSVGIDLGTTNSVVAVLEGGEPTVVTNAEGARTTPSVVAFAKNGEVLVGEVAKRQAVTNVDRTIRSVKRHMGSDWSASVDGKPFTAQQISAFVLQKLKRDAEAYLGESVTDAVITVPAYFSDAQRQATKEAGEIAGLNVQRIINEPTAAALAYGLDKGSDQTILVFDLGGGTFDVSLLEIGEGVFEVKATSGDNLLGGDDWDSKIVDWLVGQFKNKHGVDLGADKIAKQRLTEAAEKAKIELSSASETSINLPYVTLGESGPLHLDEKLTRAEFQRLTGDLLERCRRPFQQVLRDGGVEVAKIDHVILVGGSTRMPAVAELVRELTGGKEPHKGVNPDEVVAIGASLQSGVLRGEVKDVLLLDVTPLSLGIASGRLSGQGGIFTKIIERNTTIPTTKSEVFSTAADGQPSVLIEVFQGERAMAADNKSLGNFELTGIAPAPRGVPKIEVSFDIDANGIVHVSAKDLGTGREQKMTVTGGSALPKDDIERMVRDAEQYAEEDRLRREAAELRNQADSLIYQTEKFVADNPDSVPAEVKSEVEQDVSALKKALEGEDTDAVKAAFDKLSESRTKIGSAIYANAEQAQGAPTGEAADHTDGPDGTGATGDAPTGGGDDVVEGEVVDDDKRGEQK